The following are encoded in a window of Gopherus flavomarginatus isolate rGopFla2 chromosome 10, rGopFla2.mat.asm, whole genome shotgun sequence genomic DNA:
- the LOC127030489 gene encoding keratin, type I cytoskeletal 18-like: MSRSRSGSLAGAPRPRPGSSAGSMYGGAGGSEPRVSASRLQALLPGLRANLDALWAGSQQEALQGLNERLAGYLRRVRGLEAANRALEEEIAQVRARRGDPGQRDWEACERPLVELRKQVEDLNMDNAKLLLQIDNARLAADDFKVKLEAEQATCDSVQKDTQGLRKIMEDTNFLRTKQEAELEGLKEELAHLRKSHKEEAGALRALIANSDVTVEVDNPKKQELSETIAQIRKQYEKVAEQNREDAESWYKDKFDTLSQEANVNTQALEEAKSELSELRRQLQGLEIERQTLQKMVDTQENSLENTEARYNDQLANLTHVIAKLQEELAACRADLERQARDYEALLDVKVKLENEISQYSQLIEGVIDRLPKADH; the protein is encoded by the exons ATGTCCCGCTCCCGCAGCGGCTCCCTGGCCGGCGCGCCCCGCCCGCGGCCCGGCTCCTCGGCCGGCAGCATGTACGGGGGCGCGGGCGGCTCGGAGCCGCGGGTCTCGGCGTCCCGCCTGCAGGCGCTGCTGCCCGGCCTGCGCGCCAACCTGGACGCGCTGTGGGCcggcagccagcaggaggcgctgcaggggctGAACGAGCGCCTGGCCGGCTACCTGCGGAGGGTGCGGGGGCTGGAGGCGGCCAACCGGGCGCTGGAGGAGGAGATCGCCCAGGTGCGGGCCCGCCGGGGGGACCCCGGCCAGCGGGACTGGGAGGCCTGCGAGCGGCCCCTGGTGGAGCTGCGCAAGCAG GTGGAGGATCTCAACATGGACaatgccaagctgctgctgcaaatCGATAATGCCAGGCTGGCGGCTGACGACTTCAAGGTCAA gctggaggcagagcaggccaCGTGTGACAGCGTGCAGAAGGACACCCAGGGGCTGCGCAAGATCATGGAGGACACCAACTTCCTGCGCACGAAGCAGGAGGCGGAGCTGGAGGGGCTCAAGGAGGAGCTCGCCCACCTACGGAAGAGCCACAAGGAG GAAGCGGGGGCCCTCAGAGCACTGATTGCTAACTCCGACGTGACCGTGGAGGTGGATAACCCAAAGAAGCAGGAGCTGAGTGAGACCATCGCCCAGATCCGGAAGCAGTACGAGAAAGTGGCCGAGCAGAACCGGGAAGATGCCGAGAGCTGGTACAAGGACAAG TTCGACACGCTGTCCCAGGAAGCGAACGTGAACACCCAAGCGCTGGAAGAAGCCAAGAGTGAGCTGAGTGAGCTGCGCCGACAGCTTCAGGGCCTGGAGATCGAACGCCAGACCCTCCAGAAAATG GTGGATACACAGGAGAACAGTTTGGAGAACACCGAAGCCCGCTACAACGACCAGCTGGCAAACCTCACGCATGTCATCGCCAAGCTACAGGAGGAGCTGGCAGCCTGCCGGGCGGATCTGGAGCGGCAGGCCCGAGACTACGAAGCCCTGCTGGATGTGAAGGTCAAGCTGGAGAATGAGATCAGTCAGTACAGTCAGCTGATTGAGGGAGTGATTGACAG gCTCCCGAAGGCAGACCATTAA